One Alnus glutinosa chromosome 3, dhAlnGlut1.1, whole genome shotgun sequence genomic region harbors:
- the LOC133863850 gene encoding uncharacterized protein LOC133863850 has translation MVLDSILASPHRRSPSFRKQFSRDDSLSWSTLLQRHRFLLTALVLLGFLCTIYLYFAVTLGATGSCSGLSGAQKALCRLEHAKDSVSKGKLKFL, from the coding sequence ATGGTTCTCGACAGCATTCTAGCTTCTCCTCATCGTAGGTCACCATCATTCAGGAAGCAATTCTCACGGGATGATTCATTAAGCTGGTCAACACTCCTCCAAAGGCACCGGTTCCTTTTAACAGCTCTAGTTCTCCTGGGTTTCCTATGCACAATCTATCTTTACTTTGCTGTCACTTTAGGGGCTACCGGGTCATGTTCCGGTTTGTCTGGGGCTCAAAAAGCATTGTGTCGATTAGAGCATGCAAAGGATTCTGTGTCCAAGGGGAAACTGAAATTCCTTTGA